A region from the Flavobacterium enshiense genome encodes:
- a CDS encoding PKD-like domain-containing protein, which yields MKKIFTFLLLVSFGSLMAANTTEEVTCPTASATVSSSTICSGETTGIALTSNVVGTTYTWQVLPNNLLGASSGSGNAINQTLAVINSNYSGTVDYIITPFADNCTGTPIQVTITVNPGPEIFASPIPQSICNGSSTYLSLSSFNPDTTYSWNVVMTDVTGGSSGTNTTGSINQILTLTGQGPGQAVYTVTPFLGGCIGTPVTIICNVYPRPTVTVNSPTVCSGSSATVTATPGASGTYTYSWTVPPGAANPGNVASFTTTTAGTYSVIASNNGCESASASGVVTVKPAAGSFNLQCGGYNDPGHPNALYIDWSNVVGITNFNYSYSINGDPIVTGSQSAPSSMYITTNGQPVTFTLSGTGTVCVAPETITVNPIPTVTVNSSTICSGSTATVTATLGTSGSHSYTWTVPAGVPNPGNVPSFTTTTAGTYFVIVSNNDGCGSASASGIVTILPSPDITATATNQSINSGDLTNISLSSNSPGATYQWTVTQNNVTGATSGSGNTINQQLSLINTALQGSATYTITSMSGGCSRNVTAITITVNSNLDTNDFNSPNFIVSPNPVTDILNIKNNQTINKVTAFNQLGQMVLQKEYNNNEVQLDFSALKTGIYFISVDSGKKQSTFKIVKN from the coding sequence ATGAAGAAAATCTTTACTTTTTTGTTGCTTGTAAGTTTTGGGTCTTTGATGGCTGCCAACACTACAGAAGAAGTGACCTGTCCAACAGCTTCTGCAACAGTTTCCTCCTCAACTATTTGCTCCGGAGAAACCACTGGTATTGCGTTAACTAGCAATGTAGTCGGCACAACGTATACCTGGCAAGTCTTGCCAAACAATCTTCTTGGAGCTTCATCAGGTTCAGGAAATGCAATTAATCAAACCTTAGCTGTCATAAACAGCAATTATTCGGGAACTGTCGATTATATTATTACACCTTTCGCTGATAACTGTACCGGAACTCCGATACAGGTTACCATAACTGTAAATCCAGGACCTGAAATTTTCGCATCACCCATCCCACAATCGATTTGCAACGGAAGCTCCACCTACCTCTCTTTAAGTAGTTTCAACCCTGACACAACCTATTCTTGGAATGTTGTAATGACCGATGTGACAGGTGGATCAAGCGGAACAAATACAACCGGATCTATTAATCAAATTTTAACATTAACAGGGCAAGGCCCCGGACAAGCAGTTTATACTGTTACACCTTTTTTAGGAGGCTGCATCGGAACTCCTGTAACAATTATATGCAATGTTTACCCAAGACCAACAGTAACAGTTAACAGTCCAACCGTTTGCAGTGGTTCAAGCGCCACGGTTACTGCTACACCGGGCGCCAGCGGAACATACACTTATTCATGGACGGTTCCTCCAGGAGCTGCAAATCCTGGAAATGTTGCCAGTTTTACCACTACAACGGCAGGTACTTATAGTGTTATCGCCAGCAATAACGGGTGTGAGAGTGCGAGTGCCTCGGGAGTTGTAACCGTAAAGCCAGCTGCAGGGTCTTTTAATTTGCAATGTGGCGGATACAATGATCCTGGTCATCCTAATGCCTTATATATCGATTGGAGCAATGTCGTAGGTATTACCAATTTTAATTACAGCTATTCCATCAATGGTGATCCTATTGTAACCGGCAGCCAATCTGCTCCAAGCAGCATGTATATCACTACCAACGGCCAACCGGTAACCTTTACGTTATCCGGAACCGGAACTGTATGTGTCGCTCCGGAGACCATAACTGTTAATCCAATACCAACAGTAACAGTTAACAGTTCAACCATTTGTAGTGGTTCAACTGCCACAGTTACCGCAACACTAGGTACCAGCGGTTCACACTCCTATACATGGACGGTTCCCGCAGGAGTGCCAAACCCTGGAAATGTTCCGAGTTTCACCACTACAACGGCCGGCACTTATTTTGTGATCGTCAGCAATAACGACGGGTGTGGGAGTGCGAGTGCTTCCGGCATAGTGACAATTTTACCGTCTCCAGATATTACAGCTACAGCAACAAATCAATCAATAAATTCAGGAGATTTGACTAACATTTCACTTTCAAGTAATTCCCCTGGAGCCACATATCAATGGACAGTTACCCAAAATAACGTAACAGGAGCAACTTCCGGTAGCGGAAATACAATTAATCAACAACTTTCATTGATAAACACAGCATTACAAGGAAGTGCTACTTATACAATTACATCTATGTCCGGTGGATGTTCAAGAAACGTAACTGCTATTACAATAACAGTAAACTCAAATTTAGACACAAATGATTTCAATTCTCCAAATTTCATAGTAAGTCCAAATCCGGTTACCGATATTCTGAACATCAAAAACAACCAAACCATCAACAAGGTTACCGCTTTTAATCAGTTGGGACAAATGGTACTTCAGAAAGAATACAACAACAACGAAGTGCAGCTTGATTTTTCAGCATTAAAAACAGGCATTTATTTTATTTCGGTGGATTCCGGTAAAAAACAAAGCACTTTTAAGATTGTGAAAAATTAA
- a CDS encoding SRPBCC domain-containing protein codes for MKKEKFTVVIGAPKEKVWNVLWNDDTYQKWTSVFSEGSKAVTDWKEGSKIHFLDANNDGMNSLIDKCIENEVMNFKHIGVIKNGIEQPLDADTEKWSGSFENYALSETDGITTLNVEMEIIPEYQDYFNKTLPLALDLVKKLSEE; via the coding sequence ATGAAAAAAGAAAAATTCACAGTCGTTATTGGTGCTCCAAAAGAAAAAGTATGGAATGTGTTATGGAATGACGACACCTATCAAAAATGGACTTCGGTTTTCAGTGAAGGTTCAAAAGCTGTCACAGATTGGAAAGAAGGCAGTAAAATACATTTTCTTGACGCCAACAACGACGGAATGAACAGTTTGATTGATAAATGCATTGAAAATGAAGTCATGAATTTCAAACACATTGGAGTAATTAAAAACGGAATTGAACAGCCGCTGGATGCCGATACCGAAAAATGGTCGGGTTCTTTCGAAAATTATGCACTGAGTGAAACAGACGGAATTACGACACTAAACGTTGAGATGGAAATCATTCCTGAATATCAGGATTACTTCAACAAAACACTCCCTTTAGCTCTGGATTTGGTAAAGAAACTGTCAGAAGAATAA